One window of the Methylovirgula sp. HY1 genome contains the following:
- a CDS encoding FAD-binding oxidoreductase, which yields MISKVEAIARPRLPAADFLARLAAIIGEKNLLTAATDMAGYLVEPRDLFHGKALCVARPGSTAEVAAVVALCAETSTKIVPQGGNTGLVGGQTPSERGDEIIVSLTRMNRLREIDPSSNTLIVEAGMTLAQVQAEADRAERYFPLSLAAEGSCTIGGNLATNAGGTAVLAYGNARDLTMGLEVVLADGRILSNLSKLKKDNTGYDLNNLFIGSEGTLGIITAAVLKLYPKPRAIETAFVGVRDPHQALRLLDLTHAMTGGEVKTFELIPRIGLDFVLVHGKNMRDPLPSAHQHYVLLELAAQSDGLAERLIALLEKAMEDGIIEDAAIAASLEQRRAFWRLREFLPDAQGYEGGSIKHDVSVPISDVPAFLEEVEAAVTKRIPGARLVAFGHLGDGNIHCNLSQPLGADKAGFLALWDAINALVHAIVAAHHGSISAEHGIGQLKRKLLPQVKDPVALDLMRTLKAALDPQGIFNPGKVL from the coding sequence ATGATTTCGAAAGTCGAAGCCATTGCCCGCCCCCGGCTGCCAGCCGCCGACTTTCTGGCGCGGCTTGCCGCGATCATCGGCGAAAAAAATCTCCTGACCGCGGCGACCGATATGGCCGGCTATCTCGTCGAACCGCGCGATCTCTTCCATGGCAAGGCTCTCTGCGTCGCCCGGCCTGGTTCGACGGCTGAAGTCGCGGCCGTCGTCGCGCTTTGCGCCGAGACGAGCACGAAGATCGTGCCGCAAGGCGGCAACACCGGCCTCGTCGGCGGCCAAACACCGTCAGAACGCGGTGACGAGATCATCGTATCGCTCACCCGCATGAACCGGCTGCGCGAAATCGATCCGTCTTCAAATACGCTCATTGTCGAAGCGGGCATGACGCTCGCGCAAGTCCAGGCCGAAGCCGATCGGGCGGAACGCTATTTTCCTTTGTCGCTCGCCGCGGAAGGAAGCTGCACGATCGGCGGCAATCTCGCCACCAATGCCGGCGGCACGGCCGTGCTCGCCTATGGCAATGCCCGCGATCTCACCATGGGGCTCGAAGTGGTGCTCGCCGACGGCCGCATCCTCTCGAATCTATCGAAGCTCAAAAAAGACAACACCGGCTATGATCTGAATAACCTCTTCATCGGCTCGGAAGGCACGCTCGGCATCATCACCGCGGCAGTGCTGAAACTCTATCCGAAACCCCGCGCGATCGAGACCGCCTTCGTCGGAGTCCGCGATCCGCATCAGGCCTTACGCCTGCTCGACCTCACCCATGCGATGACCGGCGGCGAGGTGAAGACCTTCGAATTGATCCCACGGATCGGCCTCGACTTCGTGCTCGTCCATGGCAAAAACATGCGCGATCCGCTGCCTTCCGCGCATCAGCACTATGTTCTTCTCGAACTCGCCGCGCAGAGCGATGGACTCGCCGAGCGTCTCATCGCGTTGCTCGAAAAAGCGATGGAGGACGGTATCATCGAAGACGCGGCCATCGCCGCATCGCTCGAACAGCGCCGCGCCTTCTGGCGTCTGCGCGAATTTCTGCCCGATGCGCAGGGGTATGAAGGCGGTTCGATCAAGCATGATGTGTCGGTGCCGATTTCCGACGTGCCAGCCTTTCTCGAAGAGGTCGAAGCGGCTGTGACAAAGCGCATACCCGGCGCGCGGCTCGTCGCCTTTGGCCATCTCGGCGACGGCAATATCCATTGCAATCTGTCGCAACCGCTGGGCGCCGATAAGGCCGGCTTTCTCGCCCTTTGGGACGCGATCAATGCGCTCGTCCATGCGATCGTTGCCGCACATCACGGCTCGATCTCGGCCGAGCACGGCATCGGCCAGCTGAAACGCAAGCTGCTGCCGCAAGTGAAGGATCCGGTCGCGCTCGACCTCATGCGGACCTTGAAGGCGGCGCTCGATCCGCAAGGGATTTTCAACCCGGGAAAAGTGCTGTGA
- a CDS encoding class I SAM-dependent RNA methyltransferase yields MTSHVLKLQIERLGQRGEGIASGAAGPIYIPYALEGETILAEIVGERGRLIEILEPSPERITAFCPHYSICGGCAVQALAASAYAEWKRGLVVSALRHANVTAEVGELVDAHGDGRRRATFHARFGSKGEAEVGFMKARAHEIVTLESCPILAPQMAGALPAAWAIAETLQAGRKPLDILVTATLSGLDVDVKGYGPLPSARADQLMLVAKAQDLARLSNHAVLVIERRAPILRMGKTEVSPPPGAFLQATEAGEAALAETVLAALSASRRALDLFAGVGTFSLRLAASTQVHAVDSDAAALAALARAARSRSGLRPVTVEARDLFRRPFAAAELAAYDAVIFDPPRAGAEAQARALAASAVALVAAVSCSPASFARDTALLVAGGYEIESITPFDQFRHSPHVEIVGILRRPEKKLHRNRRLLG; encoded by the coding sequence CGAGCGACTGGGGCAACGCGGCGAAGGCATCGCCTCCGGCGCAGCGGGGCCGATCTATATTCCCTATGCGCTCGAAGGCGAGACGATCCTCGCCGAAATTGTCGGCGAGCGCGGTCGACTCATCGAAATTCTTGAACCTTCGCCCGAGCGCATCACAGCCTTTTGCCCGCATTATAGCATCTGCGGCGGCTGCGCCGTCCAGGCGCTCGCCGCTTCAGCCTATGCCGAATGGAAGCGCGGCCTGGTCGTCAGCGCTTTGCGGCATGCCAATGTGACCGCGGAGGTCGGCGAATTGGTCGATGCGCATGGCGACGGCCGGCGGCGCGCGACCTTCCACGCGCGCTTCGGCAGCAAGGGCGAAGCCGAGGTCGGCTTCATGAAGGCGCGCGCGCATGAGATCGTCACCCTCGAGTCCTGCCCTATTCTCGCGCCGCAAATGGCAGGCGCGCTTCCCGCCGCATGGGCAATTGCCGAAACGCTTCAAGCGGGCCGCAAGCCGCTCGATATTCTGGTGACGGCAACGCTGTCGGGGCTCGACGTCGACGTCAAAGGCTATGGACCGCTGCCATCGGCGCGCGCCGATCAACTCATGCTCGTGGCCAAGGCACAGGATCTCGCGCGGCTCTCGAACCATGCGGTGCTGGTCATAGAGCGCCGGGCACCGATCCTGCGCATGGGCAAGACCGAAGTCTCGCCGCCGCCCGGCGCCTTTCTCCAGGCCACCGAAGCTGGCGAAGCCGCCTTGGCCGAGACCGTCCTCGCCGCGCTTAGCGCGAGCCGCCGGGCGCTCGATCTTTTTGCCGGCGTCGGCACTTTTTCGCTGCGACTCGCCGCCAGCACCCAGGTGCATGCGGTCGACAGCGATGCTGCGGCACTTGCGGCACTCGCCAGAGCCGCGCGCAGCCGTTCGGGGTTGCGGCCCGTCACGGTGGAGGCACGCGATCTCTTTCGTCGGCCCTTCGCCGCGGCGGAACTCGCCGCCTATGACGCCGTAATCTTCGATCCGCCACGCGCCGGAGCCGAAGCGCAAGCACGCGCGCTCGCAGCCTCGGCCGTTGCGTTGGTCGCTGCGGTGTCTTGTTCTCCGGCAAGCTTTGCCCGCGATACCGCGCTGCTCGTTGCCGGCGGCTATGAGATCGAAAGCATCACGCCTTTCGACCAGTTCCGCCATTCGCCGCATGTCGAAATCGTCGGGATCTTGCGGCGCCCGGAGAAAAAACTGCACCGAAACCGACGACTTCTGGGCTGA